One genomic window of Candidatus Omnitrophota bacterium includes the following:
- a CDS encoding choice-of-anchor Q domain-containing protein encodes MKNHLKSFFTALPYIIALAMISSSRGDVVYVDLKAQGDHSGSSWANACQNLTEGISKLQTGDEIWAASGVYKENLQISTFEVSLYGGFQGTEQSREERNASKNETIIYALDPSSFGVEIANGGITLDGFTVKGSGRYGIFCNGSSAIVANCTITENSYALLSGWGEGGGVGCGGLGSSLTLSNCTISKNQSLGMGGGIICSFSGAIVLENCLIMENESNAGGGGLYCESCASVRLTNCVIAKNKSLDGGGIFCKDCESLSIVNCTVADNKAVSYSGGLWLSNTPAQITNSIFWNSGKEIVRYDETEPIKASCSCIAGGWAGDGNLDSYPLFVDSTNGDYRLQNHSPCIHAGLTSIAPSTDLEGNDRPGKDELVDMGAYESPADFKPDWSKIGPNIYYVRADAMEGGDGLSWENAFSSLHEAIEKADGDTEIWAAAGRYNENLILDPRITLLGGFSGMESQRNERNWNLHETVIDASLANDKPAAILLDKSTLDGFVVTGSVNGGVVCSERAAMTLANCMIRGNTNLYDPNQFVDPSRTYFVGNGGGVFCEKESSPVIVSCTITENIATQGGGIYCFENSKPFVSHCVISKNESRNSGGGIYSYPASSPIIQYTYMLGNKSESTGGAIYSDESSLSISNSIMAGNIAGMLGSAFYSNCAEPNTILQIAYCVMAYNQVLNEDTAMPNRAAIVYNGNNMEISHSIIWGNFPDEILSNVGEGPGMDLIPVSWSDVRGGYEGVGNIDGDPQFVKPWDGAGGDFHFLPASPCIDAGNPDIAANDGCRPPGYGTNRSDMGVYGGPLNCGWIEEYIQPVEEPEIPSLPLAIGETTTGILSTVDRMQLYLIEPSCENVLLTLDSYFLEGQVEMYARLGKAPTRFHYDVYDAQTSGNPRQELILSKSLSGEPWHVMLYGVNLPEGPVNYSMKADCVNLYLSSISPNSAVNRGDKSCTIKGAGFTGELEIKLKNSRGNQIASSDYYIASNQQIEAWFSLANAPLGVYDLEVLRLSDNASVTLANAFNVSEGSIGPRLEAKLSVTDPLRVGMKYILWVEYANTGDSDMRAPILSISSSSGTLMSLSPGGPIDANPVWLLGVGQEGAADVLAAGKSYRIPIYFIATSPTNFQLHLVEGFKDSFWSNTTWTNFEEYYDLLLYSANRLARRGKLEYNLSVLEQFSIDLAAGNPVGAISGWVRSATDEKPIGNVVLGAFDASNKNNAFALSSPGGYFQLKPLPPGEYSFSIIDYYQPTPLLVTLTDGQDINGITLYAAPNPTPAPTPIPTPTTVSDSDPSLIADSSGQAHLAWRHGEDAWHAVFEGNEWKITGAIPNATGADLIVKSDKRLIPDNDKGCAVFWQDGVLNNSELWYCLGRPKADGITYQWSSPQRITDDSYGDGNMDALIAADGSLLLVFQKQDWETQDDTDLYYVVLHPDYNQMQWTSLKAMNRVEWPVRQYPAAGKHGVCVALQWGGEEGYEIPRLFPEIGGRYGFKLIDEYCYETSLCSFANTAQLIGDVQCGDAFSFGGMGQAQQEFTAQTIGSKCVFVPGKATWSIGVSGTRKWVTPESPFKFFVYRLGLFLNATLVVNATWNNGFSFWPLTKPDEGAATLTGSVGGEGIAKMKYLKGSYIIARLLLTSGVKVSKEGLKGVHCFRITFSFGLLKGWWEGTYQYQFGPGCPPPGEDFVGKIARDPHHSTIRNIIMIDGQPVDELITYTIKDATGTENVYGYDPVLEDIRNDLKNDGSPSTAINGSGEILLTWVKDSPNPAANLGGALLLSSFDGGKWSAPVEVDSYKDFNEEPFIVYENDRTPMIVWSKAKAHITLDSPVQEILDNFQQSDLYYSRRIDGAWTQPQLLAELDGTDNDVKLASNKAGKVAACWNNIHSEEATIIMASIWDGSQWTAPQMISDSTACSAPVCAFIDDKAIAIWSQQTENNIAKLYYSVWDGKWSAPQIIPTDNVETAIVTKTNVQSFSVNIQPLDYKPADPTCCLTPTPTPTPKDPKQGEPSNQKDEKNPGVVASKDPNQKVGPLGAGAPDYAVAITEPLEYIVYFENQSTASAAAARVRIADRLDSKLDWSTVEMKSYSFGDRIIAVPAGLDHHYTREMVDLWTYSAADNSWAVSGEAFLDIESSVDARTGMAEWTFTCLDPATEDFLEDPYAGFLPPETAKDQEGYGRGQGYVVYSVRAKSDIPTGTKITNSAEIVFDVNEPILTNAVTNMIVASPPEAPRNPYPSDGSEGIKPETHFNWDETAGAAAYDLYVWPSTQAKPAQPYAGDLIWSHFYPSASLTNYTEYKWQVVSKNAAGQTEGPIWTFHAGPILSPDFNRDGYVDRRDLLMLINAFDRYVEIFDLNHDGGVDRDELFLFAKSWGIRIEKKSISKQALRGYLSPEPTSTPPPMALPTPTPPKRY; translated from the coding sequence ATGAAAAACCATTTGAAATCGTTTTTTACCGCGCTTCCATACATCATTGCGCTTGCCATGATTTCTTCCAGCCGCGGGGATGTCGTTTATGTGGACTTAAAAGCCCAAGGAGACCATAGCGGATCGAGTTGGGCCAATGCTTGCCAAAATCTTACCGAAGGAATCTCCAAATTACAGACGGGCGATGAAATTTGGGCGGCGTCGGGCGTCTACAAGGAAAACCTCCAAATTTCCACCTTTGAGGTCTCGCTTTATGGCGGTTTCCAGGGAACGGAACAATCGAGAGAGGAGAGGAATGCGTCGAAGAACGAAACGATTATTTATGCCCTCGATCCAAGTTCCTTTGGAGTTGAAATCGCGAATGGAGGCATAACTCTTGACGGTTTTACCGTAAAAGGAAGCGGAAGATACGGTATATTTTGCAACGGTTCCTCGGCTATCGTAGCGAATTGTACGATTACGGAAAATAGTTATGCCTTGCTAAGCGGATGGGGGGAAGGCGGAGGCGTCGGCTGCGGCGGTTTAGGTTCCTCTTTAACTTTATCGAATTGTACGATTTCAAAAAATCAATCATTGGGAATGGGAGGAGGAATTATTTGCTCTTTTAGCGGCGCGATCGTTTTAGAGAATTGTCTTATTATGGAGAATGAAAGCAATGCGGGAGGCGGTGGGCTTTATTGCGAATCCTGCGCCTCCGTCCGCTTGACGAATTGCGTGATCGCGAAAAATAAATCTTTGGATGGCGGCGGGATTTTTTGTAAAGACTGCGAATCGTTATCCATTGTAAATTGCACGGTGGCGGACAATAAGGCCGTAAGTTATTCGGGAGGTTTATGGCTCTCGAATACTCCCGCGCAAATAACTAATTCCATCTTTTGGAATTCCGGCAAAGAAATCGTACGATACGACGAGACGGAGCCTATTAAAGCGAGTTGCAGTTGTATTGCCGGGGGATGGGCGGGCGATGGAAATCTTGATTCCTACCCTCTTTTTGTAGATTCAACCAACGGCGATTATCGTCTTCAGAATCATTCTCCCTGCATTCACGCGGGATTAACCTCCATCGCCCCATCGACCGATTTAGAAGGGAACGACCGGCCGGGAAAAGACGAATTAGTGGATATGGGAGCCTATGAATCCCCCGCCGATTTCAAGCCGGATTGGTCGAAGATCGGGCCGAATATTTACTACGTGCGCGCAGACGCGATGGAAGGAGGCGATGGCCTTAGCTGGGAAAATGCGTTTTCCTCTCTCCATGAGGCCATAGAAAAAGCGGATGGAGATACGGAAATATGGGCCGCCGCCGGACGATACAATGAAAATCTTATTCTCGATCCCCGCATTACTCTCTTGGGGGGCTTCTCCGGCATGGAAAGCCAACGCAACGAGAGAAATTGGAACTTGCATGAAACCGTCATCGACGCTTCCCTGGCGAACGATAAACCGGCCGCCATTCTATTGGACAAATCCACTTTAGATGGTTTTGTCGTCACCGGCAGCGTAAATGGCGGCGTGGTCTGTAGCGAGCGCGCCGCCATGACGCTTGCGAACTGCATGATTCGTGGCAATACAAATTTATACGATCCGAATCAGTTCGTGGATCCGTCTCGGACCTATTTCGTAGGGAATGGCGGCGGCGTATTCTGCGAAAAAGAATCGTCTCCCGTTATCGTCAGCTGCACAATAACGGAAAACATCGCTACGCAAGGCGGAGGAATTTATTGCTTCGAAAATTCCAAGCCGTTTGTCAGCCATTGCGTTATATCCAAAAACGAATCTCGGAATTCGGGGGGAGGAATCTATAGTTATCCCGCATCGTCGCCTATTATCCAATATACATATATGCTTGGCAACAAAAGCGAATCGACAGGAGGCGCAATCTACAGCGATGAAAGCTCGTTATCCATTTCTAACAGCATCATGGCAGGCAATATCGCCGGTATGCTGGGAAGCGCTTTCTATAGCAATTGCGCGGAACCGAATACTATCTTACAGATTGCCTATTGCGTCATGGCGTACAACCAAGTCTTAAACGAAGACACAGCTATGCCGAATCGAGCCGCCATTGTTTACAATGGAAACAATATGGAAATCAGCCATTCGATTATCTGGGGGAATTTTCCCGATGAAATCTTATCCAACGTAGGCGAAGGCCCCGGCATGGATTTAATTCCCGTTTCGTGGAGCGACGTTAGAGGCGGTTATGAAGGAGTAGGCAATATTGACGGCGATCCGCAATTTGTGAAGCCTTGGGATGGCGCAGGCGGCGATTTTCACTTTTTGCCTGCCTCCCCATGCATCGACGCCGGCAATCCGGATATTGCGGCGAATGACGGTTGCCGTCCTCCGGGATACGGAACCAACCGAAGTGATATGGGAGTCTATGGCGGCCCCTTGAACTGCGGTTGGATCGAAGAATACATACAGCCCGTGGAAGAACCGGAAATTCCTTCCTTGCCGTTGGCGATCGGCGAAACCACAACCGGCATTCTATCGACGGTCGATCGGATGCAGCTATATCTCATCGAACCCTCTTGCGAAAACGTATTATTGACTTTAGATAGCTATTTTCTGGAAGGACAGGTTGAAATGTACGCCCGGTTGGGTAAAGCGCCCACGCGCTTTCATTATGACGTTTACGATGCGCAGACGAGCGGCAATCCGCGCCAGGAATTGATATTGTCCAAAAGCCTGTCCGGCGAACCTTGGCATGTGATGTTATATGGCGTCAATTTGCCGGAGGGACCGGTCAATTATTCCATGAAGGCCGATTGCGTCAATCTTTATCTCTCAAGCATTTCGCCCAATTCCGCCGTGAACCGAGGCGATAAATCCTGCACGATCAAGGGCGCCGGTTTTACGGGCGAATTGGAAATCAAGTTGAAAAATAGCCGTGGAAATCAAATTGCAAGTTCCGATTATTATATAGCATCCAACCAACAAATCGAAGCGTGGTTTTCTCTCGCCAACGCCCCCTTAGGCGTCTACGACTTGGAAGTTCTCCGGCTCTCGGACAATGCATCCGTTACCCTGGCTAATGCCTTTAACGTATCCGAAGGTTCCATCGGACCGCGCCTGGAGGCGAAGCTCAGCGTAACCGATCCGCTGCGGGTCGGGATGAAATATATTCTATGGGTAGAGTACGCCAATACGGGCGACAGCGATATGCGCGCCCCTATTCTCTCCATATCCAGTTCCAGCGGAACCCTGATGTCTCTCTCGCCCGGCGGCCCCATCGATGCGAATCCCGTTTGGCTTTTGGGAGTCGGCCAGGAAGGCGCCGCCGATGTTCTAGCCGCCGGAAAATCCTACCGAATTCCCATCTATTTCATCGCAACGTCGCCAACCAATTTTCAACTGCATCTTGTGGAAGGTTTCAAAGATAGTTTTTGGTCTAATACAACCTGGACGAATTTTGAGGAATACTACGATTTATTGCTTTATTCGGCGAATCGATTGGCTCGGCGGGGAAAACTGGAATACAACCTATCCGTCCTAGAACAATTCTCCATCGATCTGGCGGCGGGGAATCCAGTCGGCGCCATATCCGGCTGGGTGCGGTCCGCCACCGACGAAAAACCTATCGGCAATGTCGTTCTCGGCGCGTTTGATGCGAGCAATAAAAACAATGCCTTTGCATTATCCTCGCCGGGGGGATATTTCCAACTGAAGCCTCTCCCGCCAGGAGAATATTCGTTTTCCATTATTGATTATTATCAGCCTACTCCCCTTTTGGTAACGCTAACGGACGGTCAGGATATTAACGGGATTACTCTTTATGCTGCGCCGAATCCCACTCCGGCGCCTACTCCGATTCCTACTCCAACGACTGTCTCGGACTCCGATCCTTCCTTAATCGCAGATTCTTCCGGACAGGCGCATTTGGCGTGGAGACATGGAGAGGATGCCTGGCATGCGGTTTTTGAAGGGAACGAATGGAAAATTACGGGCGCCATTCCTAACGCCACTGGCGCCGACTTGATCGTAAAATCCGATAAGCGCCTTATTCCGGACAACGATAAAGGGTGCGCCGTCTTTTGGCAAGATGGAGTATTGAACAATTCTGAATTATGGTACTGCTTGGGACGCCCTAAAGCCGATGGAATAACTTACCAATGGAGTTCTCCGCAAAGAATCACGGACGATTCCTATGGCGACGGCAATATGGACGCTTTGATCGCCGCAGACGGCTCCCTTTTGTTAGTTTTTCAAAAACAAGACTGGGAAACGCAAGACGATACGGATCTTTATTATGTCGTCCTTCATCCCGATTACAATCAAATGCAGTGGACTTCGTTAAAAGCGATGAACCGCGTGGAATGGCCTGTTCGTCAATATCCAGCGGCCGGGAAACATGGAGTGTGCGTGGCTTTGCAATGGGGCGGCGAAGAGGGATACGAAATTCCTCGCCTTTTTCCGGAAATAGGGGGAAGATATGGCTTTAAACTGATCGATGAATATTGTTACGAAACGTCGCTATGTTCCTTTGCCAATACAGCGCAACTTATTGGAGACGTGCAATGCGGCGACGCCTTTTCCTTTGGAGGAATGGGACAAGCGCAACAAGAGTTCACTGCCCAAACCATTGGATCGAAGTGTGTATTTGTTCCTGGAAAGGCAACCTGGAGCATCGGCGTCAGCGGGACGAGAAAATGGGTGACGCCGGAATCGCCATTTAAATTTTTTGTTTACCGTCTCGGCCTATTTTTAAATGCAACCTTAGTCGTTAATGCAACATGGAACAATGGTTTTTCTTTTTGGCCTTTAACTAAACCGGATGAAGGAGCAGCCACTTTAACAGGCAGCGTAGGAGGCGAAGGTATCGCCAAGATGAAGTATTTAAAGGGGTCTTATATTATCGCTAGATTATTATTGACCTCCGGCGTAAAAGTTTCCAAGGAAGGACTTAAGGGCGTACATTGCTTTCGAATAACTTTCTCATTCGGTCTTTTAAAGGGCTGGTGGGAAGGTACCTATCAATATCAATTCGGTCCGGGATGCCCGCCCCCCGGTGAAGATTTTGTCGGAAAAATCGCGCGGGATCCTCATCATTCAACCATCCGAAATATCATAATGATCGATGGGCAGCCCGTGGACGAACTTATTACTTATACGATAAAAGACGCTACGGGTACGGAAAATGTCTATGGATATGATCCCGTTTTGGAAGATATCCGAAACGATCTTAAAAATGACGGCTCTCCCTCCACAGCCATCAACGGGAGCGGTGAAATTTTATTGACGTGGGTTAAAGATTCGCCTAATCCAGCCGCCAATCTCGGCGGCGCCCTATTGCTCTCTTCCTTCGACGGCGGCAAGTGGAGTGCGCCTGTTGAAGTGGATTCCTACAAAGACTTCAACGAGGAGCCGTTTATCGTCTATGAAAACGATCGGACGCCCATGATTGTCTGGTCGAAGGCCAAAGCCCATATAACTCTCGATTCTCCCGTGCAGGAGATTCTCGATAATTTTCAACAATCCGATCTTTATTATTCCCGCCGGATCGACGGCGCATGGACTCAACCGCAACTTTTAGCGGAATTGGATGGAACGGATAATGACGTCAAGCTGGCCAGCAATAAGGCAGGTAAAGTAGCGGCTTGTTGGAATAATATTCATTCCGAAGAAGCGACGATCATTATGGCTTCCATCTGGGATGGCTCCCAATGGACGGCGCCTCAGATGATATCGGATTCGACCGCTTGCAGCGCGCCGGTTTGCGCATTCATCGATGACAAAGCCATCGCGATTTGGTCTCAACAGACGGAAAACAATATCGCAAAATTATATTATTCCGTGTGGGATGGAAAATGGTCTGCTCCCCAAATTATTCCTACCGATAATGTAGAAACGGCGATCGTAACAAAGACGAATGTTCAATCCTTCTCTGTAAATATACAACCTTTAGACTATAAACCAGCCGACCCAACGTGCTGCTTAACTCCTACGCCGACGCCGACGCCCAAAGATCCCAAACAAGGGGAACCTAGCAATCAGAAAGACGAAAAGAATCCCGGCGTCGTCGCCTCCAAAGATCCTAACCAAAAAGTTGGCCCGTTGGGCGCAGGCGCTCCCGATTATGCCGTCGCCATTACCGAACCCTTGGAATATATCGTCTATTTCGAAAATCAATCCACAGCCTCAGCGGCCGCTGCGCGAGTGCGTATCGCCGATCGGCTCGATTCCAAACTGGATTGGTCTACCGTCGAAATGAAATCCTATTCTTTCGGCGATCGCATCATCGCCGTCCCCGCTGGCTTGGATCATCATTATACGCGCGAAATGGTTGACCTTTGGACCTATTCGGCTGCGGATAACAGCTGGGCGGTCTCCGGCGAAGCGTTTCTGGATATCGAATCTTCCGTGGATGCCCGAACGGGAATGGCGGAATGGACTTTTACCTGCCTGGATCCAGCTACGGAAGATTTTCTAGAGGATCCCTACGCCGGATTCCTCCCCCCGGAAACAGCGAAAGATCAGGAAGGGTACGGGCGGGGACAAGGGTACGTCGTCTATTCCGTTCGAGCCAAGAGCGATATTCCAACGGGAACGAAAATAACCAACAGCGCCGAGATTGTTTTCGATGTCAATGAACCCATCCTTACGAACGCCGTTACGAATATGATCGTCGCTTCGCCTCCGGAAGCACCGCGCAATCCTTATCCCTCCGATGGATCCGAGGGAATCAAGCCGGAAACGCACTTCAACTGGGACGAGACGGCGGGAGCGGCGGCTTACGATCTTTATGTGTGGCCCTCTACGCAAGCAAAACCGGCGCAGCCATATGCCGGAGATTTAATCTGGAGTCATTTCTATCCTTCCGCTTCATTGACAAATTATACGGAATACAAGTGGCAAGTCGTCAGCAAGAATGCCGCGGGACAAACCGAAGGTCCGATATGGACATTCCATGCGGGGCCGATCCTCAGTCCCGATTTCAACCGGGACGGCTATGTGGATCGCCGGGATTTGCTTATGTTAATCAATGCTTTCGATCGATACGTTGAAATATTCGATCTGAATCATGACGGCGGCGTGGATCGGGACGAATTGTTCCTTTTCGCGAAAAGTTGGGGGATACGTATCGAAAAGAAGAGCATTAGCAAACAGGCCTTGCGAGGATATTTATCGCCCGAACCAACGAGTACGCCGCCGCCGATGGCGTTGCCGACGCCGACGCCTCCGAAACGGTATTGA
- a CDS encoding response regulator, whose protein sequence is MKDKIQILVLDDEFIVCDRLKSSLEKLGFYVETFTESQAALDRFAEHHFHIVISDLKMNAPDGMDVLRFVKGNSPRTRVIIVTGFATVDKAREAIKSGAADFIAKPFKMSELRDIVRRIAREFQTGLASSESRNDDAL, encoded by the coding sequence ATGAAGGATAAAATTCAAATCCTCGTACTTGATGACGAATTCATCGTTTGCGATCGTCTCAAGTCCTCGTTGGAAAAATTGGGATTCTACGTGGAGACGTTTACAGAGAGTCAAGCCGCTCTCGACCGCTTCGCGGAACATCATTTCCATATCGTCATCAGCGATTTGAAAATGAACGCTCCGGATGGGATGGATGTGCTGCGGTTTGTTAAAGGAAATTCTCCCAGAACTCGAGTGATCATCGTCACAGGATTTGCTACGGTCGATAAAGCGCGCGAAGCGATCAAAAGCGGAGCGGCGGATTTTATCGCCAAACCTTTCAAGATGAGCGAACTCCGCGATATCGTCCGTCGAATCGCCCGCGAATTCCAAACTGGATTGGCGTCGTCCGAATCCCGCAATGATGACGCTTTGTAG
- a CDS encoding PEP/pyruvate-binding domain-containing protein — protein sequence MFAGSRLWKKLLGRRSASEEFALVRSKIERFRDLLAANNRALELIADAGEKLGGDYLFDSQYLRGLVDELEEAVRRIVYDLNCMTGDRYTDIEAVFERLRRQTRACLDEGYSISEGELVFDLSALSQDLSDRVGEKMARLGDLYRLFPAHVPPGFAVSAYACRRFLEENGVSELIESSLGKNDVDPASLEIAAAQIRKAIQEAKIPRDIARSIDKSIGTLERKKPRRERKLLFAVRSSALGEDGDLTFAGLHDTFLNIPREGALDAYKSVVASLFSTTALDYRRRHNVSLTQAYMGVGCMVMVPAAASGVVYTIDPLKPNEDYLVIATAPGYGKSIVDGDHSVDRFTVSRKTPRTILSQKIAAKERMYVSRSENGLASIAISDDKKCESSVSNDTLLQLADLAMSVERFAKCAQDIEWTQDAEGNVFLLQTRPLRLMAGIELDVEPIGDMANKYPVLLKGRGEVAYRGIGAGPVCIVRTDEDRMRFPDGAVLVARNASPRLSALVPRANAVITDIGTAAGHLATIAREYRVPAIVDAAIAMTVLKEGIEITVDAEENIVYEGLALELLHYQLLRSSSYSDAPEFRILRRLLKNVAPLHLLDPRSKDFRAACCATYHDIIRFAHEKAVVDVASHNVSKISRRFPCCRELDLDLPIDLLVIDIDEDPARGSRKTILAPEEISCEPLCAILEGLTSPGAWATQPAGVDFGAFMSSATGPGSPDSSAASAVQFNLAILSREYLNLSLKLGYHFNVIDCYMSSERSDNYIYFRFTGGMTDLTRRSRRTRLIGLILEKFDFVTDARGDLVVARVKNLSREMMQNRLVMIGRLIGFTRQLDVLLKGDGLVEYYLNQFFQANRISIDAHNSEKNIHSDALRGDDSI from the coding sequence ATGTTTGCAGGAAGTCGGCTTTGGAAAAAACTTCTTGGCCGGCGTAGCGCGTCGGAAGAATTCGCTCTTGTCCGATCGAAGATCGAAAGGTTCCGCGATCTGTTGGCGGCCAATAATAGAGCTTTGGAATTGATCGCCGACGCCGGGGAAAAACTTGGTGGAGACTACCTCTTCGATAGCCAATACCTGCGTGGGCTGGTGGACGAGCTGGAGGAAGCCGTTCGCCGGATCGTTTACGATTTGAATTGCATGACCGGCGACCGGTACACGGATATTGAAGCGGTTTTCGAACGGTTGAGGCGGCAAACGCGCGCCTGCCTTGATGAGGGATATTCGATTTCGGAGGGAGAACTCGTCTTCGATCTCTCCGCTCTCAGCCAGGACCTCAGCGATCGAGTCGGCGAAAAAATGGCCCGTCTCGGCGACCTCTACCGCCTTTTCCCTGCGCATGTTCCTCCCGGCTTCGCCGTATCCGCTTACGCTTGCCGCCGGTTCCTGGAGGAAAACGGCGTCTCCGAGCTGATCGAGTCGTCTTTAGGAAAGAACGATGTCGATCCGGCTTCGCTGGAAATAGCGGCGGCGCAAATACGAAAGGCGATTCAGGAGGCGAAAATCCCTCGCGATATCGCGCGAAGCATTGATAAGTCGATCGGAACTCTTGAACGGAAGAAGCCCCGGCGAGAACGGAAACTCTTGTTCGCCGTTCGCAGCAGCGCTTTGGGAGAAGACGGCGATCTGACATTCGCCGGTTTGCATGACACGTTTCTGAATATCCCTAGAGAAGGCGCGCTGGATGCCTACAAATCGGTAGTGGCGAGTCTCTTCTCAACCACGGCGCTGGATTATCGCAGGCGCCATAACGTCTCCCTTACCCAAGCCTATATGGGAGTCGGCTGCATGGTCATGGTTCCCGCCGCCGCCAGCGGCGTCGTCTACACCATCGATCCCTTGAAACCCAACGAGGATTATCTCGTTATCGCAACGGCGCCGGGATACGGAAAATCGATTGTGGATGGCGATCATAGCGTGGATCGCTTCACGGTTTCTCGCAAGACGCCGCGGACAATATTGTCCCAAAAAATCGCGGCGAAAGAACGGATGTACGTTTCCCGCTCCGAAAACGGTTTGGCGTCCATCGCGATCTCCGATGATAAGAAATGCGAATCCAGCGTCTCCAACGATACGCTTCTTCAGCTGGCCGATCTGGCTATGAGCGTCGAGCGGTTCGCGAAATGCGCGCAGGATATCGAATGGACTCAAGACGCGGAGGGGAACGTATTTCTATTGCAGACCCGTCCCTTGCGGCTGATGGCTGGAATCGAGCTGGATGTCGAGCCTATCGGCGATATGGCGAATAAATATCCTGTTCTCCTAAAAGGCCGGGGCGAAGTCGCCTACCGAGGGATAGGAGCGGGACCGGTTTGCATCGTCAGAACGGATGAGGATCGGATGCGTTTTCCCGACGGAGCGGTATTGGTCGCCAGGAACGCTTCTCCGCGATTGTCCGCCCTCGTTCCGCGAGCAAATGCGGTAATAACGGATATAGGGACAGCCGCCGGGCATTTGGCGACGATCGCGCGCGAATATCGCGTACCAGCTATCGTAGACGCGGCGATAGCCATGACGGTTCTCAAGGAAGGAATCGAGATTACCGTCGATGCGGAAGAAAATATCGTCTATGAAGGCCTTGCGCTGGAATTATTGCATTATCAGTTGTTGAGAAGCTCTTCTTATAGCGATGCTCCCGAATTTCGAATCCTGCGCCGTCTTTTGAAGAATGTAGCTCCACTGCATCTGCTCGATCCCCGTTCGAAGGATTTTCGCGCCGCTTGCTGCGCTACGTACCATGACATCATTCGTTTCGCCCATGAAAAGGCTGTGGTCGACGTCGCCTCCCACAACGTCAGTAAGATATCGCGGCGTTTTCCTTGTTGCCGCGAGCTCGACCTTGATCTTCCCATCGATCTTCTGGTTATCGATATCGACGAGGATCCGGCGAGAGGATCGCGCAAGACGATACTCGCTCCCGAAGAGATATCCTGCGAACCTTTATGCGCTATTTTGGAGGGGCTTACCTCTCCCGGCGCCTGGGCGACGCAACCCGCCGGCGTGGATTTTGGCGCGTTCATGTCCAGCGCTACGGGTCCCGGCTCACCGGATTCGTCTGCGGCATCCGCCGTACAGTTCAATCTGGCCATCCTTTCGCGCGAATACCTGAATTTGAGTTTAAAATTGGGCTACCATTTCAATGTGATCGATTGCTATATGTCCAGCGAACGCAGCGACAACTATATCTATTTTCGATTCACGGGCGGCATGACGGACCTTACCCGGCGTTCCCGCCGCACGCGGTTGATCGGCTTGATTCTGGAAAAATTCGATTTCGTTACCGACGCTCGCGGCGATCTGGTCGTGGCTCGCGTAAAAAATCTATCTCGTGAAATGATGCAAAACAGGCTCGTCATGATAGGGCGCTTGATTGGCTTCACGCGTCAGTTGGACGTCTTGCTCAAGGGCGATGGCTTGGTAGAGTATTATCTGAATCAATTTTTTCAAGCCAATAGAATATCGATCGATGCCCACAATTCCGAGAAGAATATTCACTCGGACGCGCTTCGCGGAGACGATTCGATTTGA
- a CDS encoding cytidylate kinase family protein, which translates to MAIITISRGTCSGGKELAECIANHLGYKCVSREIIVEASQKYGVSAEALASSLEKAPRFFQRLKRERDRYLAIIRAALCEYALDNNLVYHGNAGHFLIAGPKHVIRIRVIADMPFRIDAAMRRLGLNRDKAIKYINRVDKERIRWTKFLYGVEWQNPQHYDAVLNLERISIPGACAIVCRLAELDDFRWTEESQQALLNLTISSRVQAALLSDDRTASSSLEVIADKGEVTIRGSVKLQEAADAISEVAGKVNGVTKVNCEVGLSAGILA; encoded by the coding sequence ATGGCTATTATTACGATATCTCGCGGCACATGCAGCGGCGGCAAGGAACTGGCGGAATGCATCGCCAACCATCTTGGATACAAATGCGTCAGCCGAGAGATAATAGTCGAGGCTTCCCAGAAGTATGGTGTTTCGGCGGAGGCGTTAGCCTCGTCCCTGGAGAAAGCTCCAAGATTTTTCCAACGATTGAAGAGAGAACGCGACCGATATCTCGCCATCATCCGAGCGGCGTTGTGCGAATACGCGCTGGATAACAATCTCGTTTATCACGGCAACGCCGGCCACTTTCTTATTGCGGGGCCAAAGCATGTCATCCGCATCCGCGTCATCGCGGATATGCCTTTCCGCATCGACGCGGCGATGCGGCGGCTCGGCCTCAACCGGGATAAAGCGATCAAGTATATCAACCGCGTAGATAAAGAACGAATACGGTGGACGAAATTCCTTTACGGAGTGGAATGGCAAAATCCCCAGCATTACGACGCCGTATTGAATCTGGAGCGCATCAGCATCCCCGGCGCTTGCGCCATTGTCTGCCGTCTGGCCGAACTTGACGATTTCCGTTGGACGGAGGAATCGCAACAAGCTCTACTTAACCTTACCATCAGCAGCCGCGTTCAGGCCGCCTTGCTCAGCGACGATCGCACCGCATCCAGCTCTTTGGAAGTGATCGCCGATAAGGGCGAGGTAACCATTCGCGGGAGCGTCAAATTGCAGGAAGCGGCGGACGCGATCTCCGAAGTAGCCGGGAAGGTTAACGGAGTGACCAAAGTGAATTGCGAAGTCGGCCTTTCCGCCGGAATTCTGGCCTAG